The proteins below are encoded in one region of Pacificitalea manganoxidans:
- a CDS encoding phospholipase D family protein: protein MSDRQAWHGQPYLDELRPGRLETVKLAFFATYSVDLSAVAAALLALIGRNNDKGSGTAVDFAEAIDRLRDHVKIIIQRGRIARPVALPRIAGILDQFIVEQPYDEHERSWHPKIALVAYNCPKGETRWKLWIGSRNLTRSKDLDAGVLLDGSEKRAKGRVRLPGVGALGRTLARCASREDADDISEQLETIWWNAPDGFRLRGLLNGLDEGVPLLAEPPSGAVDGITIISPFLSPNFLKKAGNWGAAGSRTLISSMPALAEIASRSRTSLTGFSKILAYAAPDVIADESTLALPGTEPAAEDDMEPAPLALHAKIFCFHSGEKTILRVGSANATERAWSGRNSEIMVELEADEAFASGLTFLVGKATPVTIEELADTDLRSTSAADALEESRKVLMASWDPVLRRDGECFSIDAQAVPSLADPDHVLHAGSANGDLLPWPTDAFSLGLGSIPMSLQSAFIQVRISGPDGALRWMQRVTVDPPLKEQRDLAALASHMGLRAFHDWMRAMLGGDTLPVGGGAWDEDVGSRGNRPQSLGYDRLTLEDILTAWARDRKAFGRVDRHFAPYVDALLAHGDNLSEAERADLNELAQIWAIARSRLAS from the coding sequence ATGAGCGATCGGCAAGCTTGGCACGGCCAACCCTACCTCGACGAACTGCGGCCCGGGCGATTGGAGACGGTCAAGCTCGCGTTTTTCGCGACCTACTCGGTCGACCTGTCTGCGGTCGCCGCGGCGTTGCTCGCCCTGATTGGTCGTAACAATGACAAGGGCAGTGGAACAGCCGTCGATTTTGCCGAAGCGATCGACAGGCTGCGCGATCACGTCAAGATCATCATCCAGCGCGGGCGGATCGCGCGCCCGGTCGCTCTCCCCCGGATCGCGGGCATCCTCGATCAGTTCATCGTTGAGCAACCCTACGATGAACACGAGCGTAGCTGGCATCCCAAGATTGCTTTGGTTGCCTATAACTGCCCCAAAGGGGAAACCCGCTGGAAGCTCTGGATTGGCAGCCGGAACCTCACGCGATCTAAGGATCTCGACGCCGGCGTTTTGCTGGACGGCAGCGAAAAGCGCGCGAAGGGGCGGGTTAGGCTCCCTGGCGTCGGTGCTCTCGGGCGCACGCTCGCTCGCTGCGCATCGCGCGAGGATGCCGATGACATTTCGGAGCAACTGGAGACGATCTGGTGGAATGCGCCAGACGGTTTTCGCCTACGCGGCCTCCTCAATGGGCTGGATGAAGGTGTTCCCTTGCTAGCGGAGCCGCCATCCGGCGCGGTCGATGGCATAACGATCATCAGCCCGTTCCTGTCGCCCAACTTTCTGAAAAAGGCGGGCAACTGGGGGGCGGCTGGTTCCAGGACGCTGATTTCGTCGATGCCGGCTCTTGCCGAAATAGCCAGCCGGTCCAGAACTTCGCTGACGGGTTTCTCGAAAATCCTGGCCTATGCGGCGCCGGACGTGATTGCTGACGAGTCCACGCTCGCTCTGCCCGGCACAGAGCCTGCGGCCGAAGATGATATGGAGCCGGCGCCCCTTGCGCTTCATGCGAAGATCTTTTGCTTCCACTCGGGAGAGAAGACCATCTTGAGGGTCGGGAGCGCCAATGCGACCGAAAGGGCGTGGTCGGGGCGCAACTCGGAAATCATGGTCGAACTCGAGGCAGACGAAGCGTTCGCTTCCGGCCTGACGTTCCTGGTTGGTAAAGCGACGCCTGTCACCATAGAGGAACTCGCAGACACAGATCTGCGCAGCACAAGTGCGGCCGATGCTCTGGAAGAGTCGCGCAAGGTGCTCATGGCCTCCTGGGACCCGGTTCTGCGCCGCGATGGGGAATGCTTCTCTATCGACGCGCAGGCGGTACCTTCGCTCGCCGACCCTGACCATGTGTTGCACGCGGGATCTGCAAATGGCGACCTGCTGCCTTGGCCAACCGATGCCTTCAGCCTCGGTCTTGGATCGATCCCGATGTCACTCCAGTCTGCCTTCATTCAGGTCCGGATAAGCGGCCCAGACGGCGCTTTACGATGGATGCAGCGCGTCACCGTCGATCCGCCTCTCAAAGAGCAGCGGGATCTAGCCGCGCTGGCCAGCCACATGGGACTTCGCGCGTTTCATGACTGGATGCGTGCGATGCTCGGCGGCGACACGCTTCCGGTCGGTGGCGGTGCATGGGATGAAGATGTCGGATCGCGGGGCAACCGCCCCCAAAGCCTGGGTTATGACCGCCTCACATTGGAGGATATTCTCACGGCTTGGGCACGCGACCGAAAAGCCTTCGGCCGGGTCGATCGCCATTTTGCGCCCTATGTGGATGCGCTTCTCGCCCACGGCGATAATCTGAGCGAAGCGGAGAGAGCTGATTTG
- a CDS encoding DUF6361 family protein gives MMFGGAAGVRDEVGFLIVHQRYADHFFPGTSVLHTRLRYALLIPWLYQSLRTKRPVPKDFGQAFSDLEHELTGRLKYVDGVGGEKDGVIGGEVFPRVISQPPAYVYWTALAKWGLIGTRPDGRPWSRPDMAKLLAASGKRALHDDDGKPFETVAWPISGLIDAPGDWNGGGKLTLDLLPPEQIYLATKLRAVRSPTDPGEPSLLSKLVGKPLGEADHCWDSEILALAGKETAMLKRAGQAAALSAIGRAIYAAQVETLKETRDKRPQPNLHRAALKDAVEQWGGMAARLDMDMFLTEIGHLPPAVEGVLQGTSAWVRANSKDPMPLLDVYARAEVSRKDDRARLASNQFGVDRRMEWQGERHGRAEPLHYRWGNVKRLLRDLEAVA, from the coding sequence ATGATGTTCGGCGGCGCAGCGGGCGTGCGCGATGAGGTCGGATTCCTCATCGTCCACCAGCGCTATGCTGATCACTTCTTCCCCGGAACGTCGGTTCTGCACACTCGGCTGCGCTACGCGCTTCTCATCCCCTGGCTTTACCAAAGCCTTCGAACGAAGCGCCCGGTTCCCAAGGACTTTGGCCAAGCCTTCTCCGATCTCGAACATGAGCTGACCGGCCGTCTCAAATATGTCGATGGAGTGGGCGGTGAAAAAGATGGCGTGATCGGAGGTGAAGTCTTCCCCCGCGTGATCAGCCAGCCACCAGCCTATGTTTATTGGACGGCTCTCGCTAAATGGGGACTGATCGGCACCCGCCCTGATGGCCGGCCGTGGAGCCGCCCGGATATGGCGAAGCTGTTGGCTGCTTCCGGCAAACGCGCCCTGCATGACGATGACGGCAAGCCCTTCGAGACAGTGGCCTGGCCAATCTCTGGGTTGATCGATGCCCCCGGCGACTGGAATGGCGGAGGAAAGCTTACACTCGACCTTTTGCCGCCGGAGCAGATCTATCTCGCAACCAAGCTGCGCGCCGTTCGCTCGCCGACTGATCCGGGCGAGCCATCGCTCTTGTCGAAGCTGGTCGGAAAGCCGCTCGGCGAGGCGGATCACTGCTGGGACAGCGAAATTCTCGCACTTGCTGGCAAGGAGACCGCCATGCTGAAGCGGGCCGGCCAGGCGGCGGCGCTGTCCGCGATTGGCAGGGCAATTTATGCGGCTCAGGTCGAGACACTCAAGGAAACACGCGACAAGCGACCACAGCCAAATTTGCACCGAGCCGCGCTGAAAGACGCGGTCGAGCAATGGGGCGGGATGGCCGCTCGGCTGGATATGGACATGTTTCTCACCGAAATCGGGCACCTCCCGCCTGCGGTTGAGGGCGTCTTGCAAGGAACGTCGGCCTGGGTTCGGGCAAATAGCAAGGATCCGATGCCGCTGCTCGACGTCTATGCGCGGGCGGAGGTCAGTAGGAAGGATGATCGCGCGCGTCTCGCCAGCAACCAGTTCGGCGTCGATCGGCGCATGGAATGGCAAGGCGAGCGCCATGGTCGCGCCGAGCCGCTCCATTATCGCTGGGGGAATGTGAAACGGCTCCTGCGTGATCTGGAAGCTGTTGCATGA
- a CDS encoding DEAD/DEAH box helicase — protein MASRTRSKGPNQDDLFNPEVELLLPARLVIDGKVLGSPVRQLAVPARRVRCRLRSFAIRRVNGYETTLESGEILKVISAKTATPLEADLILLVPGSTEPEQIVEALELGAGRWMNALPIGIDTLDRSARVERLQAVSASWIDAIQLREGRAAADGVPAQPGLRRPQIGALHAALAHATRSTDPATIVMPTGTGKTETMLALNANRRFERLLVVVPTDALREQIAGKFETFGVLKQQKCLDETAAFPLVMRLSHIPASEAEVEEIFDSANVVVTTMQIAGRAEAPVQERMAARASALFIDEAHHIGARTWKSFRGLFAEHEPPIPVIQFTATPFREDGGRVDGEFIYTYPLKKAQQEGYFKPIRFEAVFGLDQADADQAIIDKLGDVLASDLDADLNHLAMARCSTIERAKHPHSLYPDYRPVIVHSQQSLKERRENLAALRRFESRIIVCVDMLGEGFDLPELKIAALHDHHKSVAVTIQFVGRFTRQDLALGDATVIANTGIDDVDRALAKLYAEDADWNALVEALSSAKIERQVRRAEMFKGFSGDLSDIPLQTLEPKMNAVLYRTSCDAWDPFRTEELYNSGVYLGMKLNPHQRVAIFVTRAEEQVRWTSAQQAVNVTWDLHMLHWDQASGLLYISSSAKGPFDRLAKAVCGDTTRRVEGEEVFRSLHGFKRLILRNLGLTHHQGRGVRYSMYMGVDVADGLDSAKSQSRIKNNIFATGFLDGVPASRGCSAKGKFWSSAKVHDLTDWVDWCQEVGRTVNDPSITTDGVFKSAMRPHQISQRPAVPPVAIHWPESLITQFEERIEILFGDEPVTFAECDIELLDNARSGPLRFAVRSDDHTAEFEIIFSDGHARYPQRAGPKATIKIGSKMQTLSESFGEDSPQIDFGDGSLLIYSHLYTLPEGETIEPYPSNKIEAWDWSKANIRVESQGTSKRPDSVQRLIIDTLLADPDPYDVIFDDDGKGEIADVVVLRITDSVVSVTLYHCKYSGADTPGARLSDLYEVCGQAQKSARWRDRPGRMLQHILRREKMRRDRGLSSRIEQGSAAAIKKLKVGWQDHRFEFDVRIVQPGLSRQAIGEEGLHLLAGVETYLLETRASRLKINGSA, from the coding sequence ATGGCCTCCCGCACGCGCTCCAAAGGCCCCAACCAGGACGACCTTTTCAATCCCGAGGTCGAACTGCTCTTGCCGGCTCGGCTTGTCATCGACGGCAAGGTGCTGGGGAGCCCGGTTCGTCAGTTGGCCGTTCCTGCGCGCCGGGTGCGTTGCCGGCTTCGTTCCTTCGCCATCCGCCGCGTCAATGGTTACGAGACAACCCTGGAATCCGGCGAAATTCTCAAGGTCATCAGCGCAAAGACGGCCACGCCGCTGGAGGCCGATCTCATTCTGCTCGTGCCCGGATCAACGGAGCCGGAACAGATCGTCGAAGCACTCGAACTGGGTGCAGGCCGGTGGATGAATGCTTTGCCGATCGGCATCGACACACTCGATCGTTCCGCGCGCGTCGAGCGGCTCCAGGCGGTTTCTGCCTCCTGGATCGACGCCATTCAGTTGCGCGAAGGACGGGCTGCGGCCGATGGTGTACCAGCGCAGCCTGGCCTGCGGCGGCCTCAGATCGGCGCGCTTCACGCCGCGCTTGCCCATGCAACGCGATCGACGGACCCGGCAACCATCGTGATGCCGACGGGTACGGGCAAGACCGAGACTATGCTGGCGCTCAATGCCAACCGGCGGTTCGAGCGCCTGCTGGTGGTGGTCCCCACCGATGCTCTACGCGAGCAGATCGCAGGCAAGTTCGAGACCTTCGGCGTCCTGAAACAGCAGAAATGTCTCGATGAGACCGCGGCCTTCCCGTTGGTCATGCGCCTCTCGCACATTCCGGCGAGCGAAGCCGAAGTCGAAGAAATCTTCGACAGCGCCAATGTCGTCGTCACCACGATGCAGATCGCGGGCCGCGCCGAGGCGCCGGTGCAGGAGCGGATGGCGGCCCGTGCCTCCGCACTTTTTATCGACGAGGCGCATCACATCGGCGCACGGACTTGGAAATCCTTTCGCGGGCTCTTCGCCGAGCACGAGCCGCCCATTCCGGTGATCCAGTTCACCGCCACCCCGTTTCGTGAGGATGGTGGCCGCGTCGATGGGGAGTTCATCTACACCTACCCGCTGAAAAAGGCGCAGCAGGAAGGCTATTTCAAGCCGATCCGCTTCGAGGCCGTATTCGGGCTGGATCAAGCCGACGCCGACCAGGCGATCATCGACAAGCTCGGCGATGTGCTCGCCTCAGACCTAGACGCCGACCTCAACCATCTGGCGATGGCCCGTTGCAGCACCATCGAACGCGCCAAACACCCGCATAGCCTCTATCCGGACTACCGGCCTGTCATCGTCCACAGCCAGCAATCGCTGAAGGAGCGGCGCGAAAATCTGGCAGCGCTACGCCGCTTTGAGAGCCGGATCATCGTATGCGTCGATATGCTCGGCGAGGGCTTCGACCTGCCCGAGCTGAAGATCGCTGCATTGCACGATCATCATAAGAGCGTGGCGGTAACGATTCAGTTCGTCGGCCGCTTCACCCGCCAGGATCTGGCCCTGGGTGATGCGACGGTGATCGCCAATACCGGCATCGACGATGTCGATCGCGCGCTGGCCAAGCTCTACGCCGAGGACGCCGACTGGAACGCGCTGGTGGAGGCGCTCAGTTCGGCAAAGATCGAACGCCAGGTTCGCCGCGCCGAGATGTTCAAAGGCTTTTCGGGGGATCTAAGCGACATTCCGCTCCAGACCCTCGAGCCGAAAATGAACGCGGTCCTCTACCGAACGTCCTGTGACGCCTGGGATCCGTTCCGCACGGAGGAACTCTACAATTCCGGCGTCTATCTCGGCATGAAACTGAACCCGCATCAACGGGTCGCGATCTTCGTGACTCGGGCGGAGGAACAGGTGCGCTGGACCTCGGCGCAGCAGGCAGTGAACGTCACCTGGGATCTGCACATGCTCCATTGGGATCAGGCCAGTGGCCTGCTCTATATCAGCAGTTCCGCCAAGGGACCGTTCGACCGCCTGGCAAAGGCGGTTTGCGGCGATACGACACGCCGCGTGGAAGGCGAGGAGGTGTTCCGCAGCCTCCACGGTTTCAAGCGGCTCATCCTGCGTAATCTCGGCCTCACCCACCATCAGGGGCGCGGCGTCCGCTATTCAATGTATATGGGCGTGGACGTCGCCGACGGCCTCGACAGCGCAAAATCCCAGTCGCGGATCAAGAACAACATTTTCGCCACCGGCTTTCTCGACGGCGTACCGGCTTCACGCGGCTGCTCGGCGAAGGGCAAGTTCTGGTCCAGCGCCAAGGTCCATGACCTGACCGACTGGGTGGACTGGTGCCAGGAAGTCGGCCGCACGGTGAACGATCCCAGCATCACGACCGACGGCGTCTTCAAGAGCGCGATGCGGCCCCACCAGATCAGCCAGCGCCCGGCTGTTCCGCCCGTGGCGATCCATTGGCCTGAATCTTTGATCACGCAGTTCGAGGAGCGGATCGAAATCTTGTTCGGCGATGAGCCCGTAACCTTCGCGGAATGCGATATCGAGTTGCTCGATAACGCTCGTTCCGGACCGTTGCGCTTCGCCGTGCGGAGCGATGACCACACGGCCGAATTCGAGATCATCTTTAGCGATGGGCATGCCCGCTACCCACAGCGCGCCGGCCCCAAGGCGACGATTAAGATAGGCAGCAAGATGCAGACGCTTTCGGAATCCTTCGGTGAGGATTCGCCACAGATCGACTTCGGCGATGGCTCGTTGCTCATCTACAGCCACCTCTACACCCTGCCCGAAGGCGAAACGATCGAGCCATACCCATCCAACAAGATCGAAGCCTGGGATTGGTCGAAGGCCAATATCCGCGTCGAGTCGCAAGGCACGAGCAAGCGCCCAGACTCAGTCCAACGTCTCATCATCGACACGCTGTTGGCGGACCCCGATCCCTATGATGTGATCTTCGACGATGATGGCAAAGGCGAGATCGCTGATGTCGTGGTGCTGCGAATAACCGACAGCGTCGTTTCCGTGACTCTGTATCACTGCAAGTATTCAGGGGCGGATACACCGGGTGCGCGGCTCAGCGACCTCTACGAGGTTTGCGGCCAGGCTCAGAAGTCTGCTCGGTGGCGCGACCGGCCAGGCCGCATGCTTCAACACATATTGAGGCGCGAAAAGATGCGCCGGGACCGTGGCCTCAGTTCTCGGATTGAACAGGGTTCAGCCGCCGCGATCAAAAAACTCAAGGTCGGGTGGCAAGATCACCGCTTCGAGTTCGACGTCCGCATCGTGCAACCTGGATTATCCCGGCAAGCAATCGGTGAAGAAGGCTTGCACCTGCTTGCGGGAGTTGAGACCTATTTGCTCGAAACCCGCGCAAGCAGGTTAAAAATTAATGGTAGTGCATGA
- a CDS encoding DUF6088 family protein, translated as MQRLAEQILTHAEGLPEGAPLAAKGLLHLGSRAGVDQALSRLAERGQLIRAGRGVYLRPIKSRFGTRLPSVEQAVEALAAQRGEVIVPTGAAEANALGLTTQVPVRFVYLTSGRSRTLSLGKQLVELRHAPRWQLALEKRPAGSAARALVWLGPEQAESALRSLKQKLPAAAFNELVTAAPQFPTWLARSVGKAAHV; from the coding sequence ATGCAACGCCTTGCCGAACAGATATTGACCCACGCAGAGGGACTTCCGGAAGGAGCGCCACTGGCTGCAAAGGGCCTGCTTCACCTCGGCAGCCGTGCCGGTGTGGACCAGGCCCTGTCGCGCCTCGCCGAGCGTGGCCAGTTGATCCGTGCCGGACGCGGGGTTTACCTGCGACCAATCAAAAGCCGGTTTGGAACGCGCTTGCCGTCCGTGGAACAGGCTGTCGAGGCCCTCGCGGCGCAACGTGGCGAAGTCATCGTTCCAACCGGCGCCGCCGAAGCGAATGCACTCGGCCTGACTACGCAAGTGCCTGTTCGATTCGTGTACCTGACCTCGGGTCGCAGCCGCACGCTCTCACTGGGCAAACAACTCGTGGAACTGCGCCACGCCCCCCGGTGGCAGCTTGCCTTGGAGAAGCGGCCGGCAGGCAGTGCTGCTCGCGCCCTGGTCTGGCTCGGGCCGGAGCAGGCGGAATCCGCGCTCAGATCGCTGAAGCAGAAACTGCCCGCAGCGGCGTTTAACGAATTGGTAACCGCCGCACCGCAGTTCCCGACCTGGCTTGCACGCAGTGTCGGAAAGGCGGCGCATGTCTGA
- a CDS encoding pyocin activator PrtN family protein — protein MFHSGVMNTAFLLIVMYSGRPIIPAEDVARDFFGLSTDKFIRKVSAGSIALPLVRMESSQKCAKGVHIDDLAEYLDKRRAAAVKECLQLQGVR, from the coding sequence ATGTTTCATTCCGGGGTCATGAACACGGCGTTTCTCTTGATAGTGATGTATTCCGGGCGACCGATCATTCCTGCTGAGGATGTCGCCAGGGATTTTTTCGGTCTGAGTACCGACAAGTTCATCCGCAAAGTCTCGGCTGGTTCCATCGCCCTCCCCCTCGTCCGCATGGAATCATCCCAGAAATGCGCCAAAGGCGTCCATATCGACGATCTAGCCGAGTACCTGGACAAGCGGCGGGCTGCAGCCGTCAAGGAATGCCTGCAACTGCAGGGCGTTCGGTAA
- a CDS encoding plasmid pRiA4b ORF-3 family protein, whose amino-acid sequence MYQPANAVRLHVSLAEIDPPIWRRLVVPSDWTLDRLHRVLQAAFSWTDSHLHEFRLGGLRYGDPDQLEDGFRGPQTLCYTGVRLADFSGQDLTFTYLYDFGDDWTHVIRIEEWLSLDPLPRHAECTEGARARPPEDVGGPWSYADFLETIRDPNHEDHSSNLRWAGGHFDPDWFDIDLINKDLRNTFRKNTSRRLHQPKPKSSDR is encoded by the coding sequence TTGTACCAGCCTGCGAATGCCGTCCGCCTGCATGTCTCGCTGGCAGAGATTGACCCGCCGATCTGGCGGCGACTTGTCGTGCCGTCGGACTGGACGCTTGATAGGCTCCATCGGGTGCTGCAGGCCGCGTTCAGCTGGACCGACAGCCATCTGCATGAGTTCCGGCTCGGCGGGCTGCGATATGGCGACCCCGATCAGCTTGAGGATGGTTTCAGGGGCCCGCAGACCTTATGCTACACCGGGGTCAGGCTGGCGGATTTCTCCGGCCAGGATCTGACCTTCACTTACCTCTACGACTTTGGCGATGACTGGACCCATGTGATCCGGATCGAGGAGTGGCTATCCCTCGATCCCCTGCCCCGCCACGCAGAATGCACCGAAGGGGCCCGGGCCCGGCCGCCCGAGGACGTCGGAGGCCCCTGGTCCTATGCCGATTTCCTCGAGACCATCCGCGATCCAAACCATGAGGACCACAGCTCCAACCTCCGCTGGGCCGGCGGACATTTCGACCCGGACTGGTTCGACATCGACCTGATCAACAAGGATCTCCGCAACACCTTCCGCAAGAACACCAGCCGACGCCTGCATCAGCCCAAGCCAAAGTCTTCTGATCGGTAA
- a CDS encoding H-NS histone family protein: MTDIDLNALSLPELKQLQKNVAKAIASFEARRKAEARAKVDDLARELGFSFDELAEAAPSRKRAASAPKYRHPENAEITWSGRGRKPAWIADALAAGKSLGDFAI; the protein is encoded by the coding sequence ATGACGGATATCGATCTTAACGCCTTGTCGCTCCCCGAGCTGAAGCAGTTGCAAAAGAATGTTGCGAAGGCCATCGCCAGTTTCGAGGCCCGTCGCAAGGCCGAGGCCCGCGCCAAGGTTGACGACTTGGCCCGCGAACTCGGTTTCAGTTTCGACGAGCTTGCGGAAGCCGCTCCCTCCCGGAAACGCGCGGCGTCTGCGCCCAAGTACCGCCATCCGGAAAACGCCGAAATCACCTGGTCCGGGCGTGGGCGCAAACCGGCATGGATCGCCGACGCGCTGGCTGCGGGCAAATCGCTTGGGGATTTTGCGATCTGA
- a CDS encoding ArdC family protein, translated as MAREHRAARKRGPRTNLYDDITDKIIAELEEGRLPWVQPWGTAAVQVPLAMPRNASTGRQYSGINVLILWGAVIQQGYPTQHWLTFRQALSLGGNVRKGERGTTVVYADRFTPEDEKRRARETGEDANSIPFLKRFTVFNAAQCEGWPDDIAIEAPPPPSGLIKPRVEALIAATGIDFRIGGNRAFYVPALDYVQVPPPQAYFEPINWHRTALHEMGHATGHASRLGRDFSGSFGTRKYAFEELIAEISSAFCRASLGIVPTVGHADYIGSWLEVMREDSRAIVRAASQASKAADWLLAHLPDDSTDVERQTPTEGRAAA; from the coding sequence ATGGCCAGAGAGCATCGCGCGGCCCGCAAGAGGGGTCCGCGCACGAACCTTTATGACGACATCACCGACAAGATCATCGCCGAGCTGGAGGAAGGCCGGTTGCCCTGGGTCCAGCCCTGGGGGACGGCGGCGGTGCAGGTGCCGCTCGCCATGCCGCGCAACGCCAGCACGGGTCGGCAGTATTCCGGGATCAATGTCCTGATCCTTTGGGGCGCCGTGATCCAGCAGGGCTATCCAACCCAGCACTGGCTGACCTTCCGCCAGGCGCTGTCGCTCGGCGGCAATGTCCGCAAGGGTGAGCGCGGCACGACCGTCGTCTATGCCGACCGTTTCACGCCTGAAGACGAGAAGCGCCGCGCCCGGGAGACCGGGGAGGATGCAAACAGCATCCCGTTCCTGAAGCGCTTCACCGTGTTCAACGCGGCGCAATGCGAGGGTTGGCCTGACGACATCGCCATCGAGGCACCGCCACCGCCGTCCGGGCTGATCAAGCCGCGGGTCGAGGCATTGATTGCGGCGACCGGCATCGACTTCCGGATCGGTGGCAACCGCGCCTTCTATGTTCCCGCGCTCGATTATGTGCAGGTGCCACCCCCGCAGGCCTATTTCGAGCCGATTAACTGGCACCGGACCGCCCTGCACGAGATGGGGCACGCGACAGGACATGCCTCCCGGTTGGGGCGGGACTTCTCGGGTAGTTTCGGCACGAGGAAATATGCCTTCGAGGAGCTGATCGCCGAGATTTCGAGCGCGTTCTGTCGCGCCTCGCTCGGGATCGTCCCGACTGTGGGCCACGCCGATTACATCGGCTCCTGGCTGGAGGTGATGCGCGAGGATTCCCGCGCGATCGTCCGCGCCGCCTCGCAGGCCAGCAAGGCGGCCGACTGGCTGCTGGCCCATCTGCCCGACGACAGTACCGATGTTGAGCGGCAGACCCCGACGGAAGGGAGGGCCGCAGCATGA
- a CDS encoding DUF2958 domain-containing protein produces MLSGRPRRKGGPQHDPLTDTQRDRLLANGRDRDQDHIPVVKFFNPFGAGVWLATELDEDGDIMFGLADIGYPELGSWSLNELRSIRLPFGMGIERDLLFTGDFPISVWAKAARETGRIRDAERLLYRSGRLSGGTRVDTESPRS; encoded by the coding sequence ATGTTGAGCGGCAGACCCCGACGGAAGGGAGGGCCGCAGCATGATCCTCTGACCGACACACAGCGTGACCGTTTGCTGGCGAATGGCCGCGATCGCGATCAGGATCACATTCCGGTCGTGAAGTTCTTCAATCCCTTTGGCGCCGGTGTCTGGCTTGCGACCGAGCTCGACGAGGACGGCGACATCATGTTTGGCCTGGCCGACATTGGCTACCCCGAACTTGGCTCCTGGAGCCTCAACGAACTGCGCTCCATTCGGCTGCCCTTCGGCATGGGTATCGAGCGAGATCTGCTGTTCACGGGGGACTTCCCGATCTCTGTTTGGGCCAAGGCCGCCCGCGAAACCGGCAGGATCCGCGATGCCGAGCGCCTGCTTTATCGCTCGGGCCGCCTGTCAGGCGGGACACGCGTCGACACGGAGTCCCCGCGTTCCTGA
- the radC gene encoding RadC family protein — MTRNTRTPATEAQPLRFSAQEQAVVYEARQILLRHLNQNPVLTSWQAVLDYCALTIRGDLERFHVLYLDRRNRLISDECLATGTVDHVPVYPREVLRHCLALNASALIIVHNHPAGDPEPSAADLAMTKEIRNACASLGVILHDHIITGAGRETSLRARGEL; from the coding sequence ATGACACGAAACACGAGAACACCCGCCACTGAAGCGCAGCCGCTCCGGTTCTCCGCCCAGGAGCAGGCCGTGGTCTACGAGGCCCGGCAGATCCTCCTGCGCCACCTCAATCAGAACCCTGTCCTGACGTCGTGGCAGGCGGTGCTCGACTATTGCGCCCTCACCATCAGGGGCGATTTGGAGCGCTTCCATGTCCTCTATCTCGACCGCAGGAACCGGCTGATCTCTGACGAGTGCCTCGCCACCGGCACAGTCGATCATGTCCCGGTCTATCCCCGGGAGGTGCTGCGGCACTGTCTGGCGCTCAATGCCTCGGCGCTGATCATCGTCCACAACCATCCGGCCGGTGATCCCGAGCCGTCAGCCGCCGACCTCGCGATGACAAAAGAAATCCGGAACGCCTGTGCGTCCCTGGGCGTGATACTACACGACCACATCATCACCGGGGCTGGCCGGGAGACCAGCCTGCGTGCCCGCGGTGAACTCTGA